Proteins encoded by one window of Yersinia massiliensis:
- a CDS encoding sugar phosphate isomerase/epimerase family protein, whose protein sequence is MMIKFSATLTCQYDAIFSPFRAADFYQGLAWLQESGFDAAELCISDYNDIDIKTIAKALAAHDLKCTTIASGQARKRDGLSLLTQDPAVLQRTQQRIYRHIDAAATLGSYVTIGSLRASGYSLSADNYCHLLAEGLSPCLDYAQRSGVTLIIEALNRYEVEHINSAAEMVSFLDFIGSPSHVGILWDVFHANIEDQHFAQAIQLMGTRLRHVHFADSNRAFPGYGHLSFDDIYRQLQFSGYQGAISLECLNQPSSQVVIDESGPFIRRLRQLSLGEK, encoded by the coding sequence ATGATGATTAAATTTAGTGCGACGCTCACCTGCCAGTATGATGCCATTTTTTCCCCTTTCCGCGCTGCGGATTTTTATCAGGGACTTGCTTGGTTGCAAGAGAGCGGCTTTGATGCGGCTGAGCTGTGTATTTCTGATTATAACGATATCGATATTAAGACTATAGCCAAGGCATTAGCAGCGCATGATCTGAAGTGTACGACGATTGCCAGTGGGCAGGCCCGTAAGCGAGACGGTCTGTCATTATTGACGCAAGATCCCGCAGTATTACAGCGTACTCAACAACGTATTTATCGCCATATTGATGCCGCGGCAACACTGGGGTCCTATGTCACCATTGGTTCATTGCGCGCATCCGGATACTCACTCAGTGCCGATAATTACTGCCATTTACTGGCCGAAGGATTAAGCCCTTGTCTCGATTATGCTCAGCGCAGTGGTGTCACCCTCATCATAGAAGCGCTAAATCGCTATGAGGTGGAACATATCAACAGCGCAGCCGAGATGGTGTCTTTCCTTGATTTCATTGGCTCACCGTCTCATGTTGGCATTCTATGGGATGTGTTTCATGCGAATATTGAGGATCAACATTTTGCACAGGCGATCCAACTGATGGGGACTCGGTTACGGCACGTGCATTTTGCCGATTCTAATCGTGCGTTTCCGGGGTACGGCCATCTTTCTTTTGATGATATCTATCGACAACTCCAGTTTTCCGGCTATCAAGGAGCCATCTCATTGGAATGCCTCAACCAGCCATCGTCGCAGGTTGTTATCGATGAATCAGGGCCATTTATTCGGCGATTGCGCCAATTATCATTAGGGGAAAAGTAG
- the metC gene encoding cystathionine beta-lyase, with the protein MSKKPNSDFSMGTRITQVGRDPAKQAGFVNAPVYRGSTVIFPTVSDIEHNRAEFNYGTMGTPTIANLENAWSELAGAAGTVLSPSGLGAIALALLTTLKAGDHLLMPDSVYKPTRLFCAGMLGKMGIETTYYDPLIGADIKTLFRPNTSTLFLESPGSQSFEIQDIPTMTALAKRQGIATIIDNTWATPIFFRAHEHGCDLSVEAGTKYLGGHSDLLMGVVSANEDWWPKLRETYDLMAMLPGAEDCFLALRGLRTMYLRLKEAEKRGLEMAHWLKSRPEVLKVLHPALPDCPGHEFWQRDFKGSSGLFSLILQPEYTKAGVDNMLDNMSIFAMGYSWGGFESLVIPFNCAEYRTVTQWQPGGRALRLQIGLEDMDELKADLAQGFERLKQAV; encoded by the coding sequence ATGAGTAAAAAACCAAACTCGGATTTCAGCATGGGCACCCGTATTACACAGGTCGGCAGAGATCCCGCGAAACAAGCCGGTTTTGTTAACGCCCCCGTTTATCGAGGTTCAACGGTTATTTTCCCGACCGTTAGCGATATTGAACATAACCGAGCCGAATTTAATTACGGAACGATGGGAACGCCGACAATCGCCAACCTGGAGAATGCTTGGAGCGAACTGGCAGGTGCAGCAGGAACCGTATTGTCACCATCAGGACTGGGTGCCATTGCGCTGGCATTACTGACAACACTGAAAGCCGGTGATCACCTGCTCATGCCAGATAGTGTGTACAAACCCACCCGCCTATTTTGTGCTGGGATGTTGGGCAAAATGGGCATCGAAACCACCTACTATGACCCTTTAATTGGCGCTGACATAAAAACCTTGTTCCGCCCGAATACATCGACCCTGTTTTTGGAATCGCCTGGTTCTCAAAGTTTTGAAATTCAAGATATCCCAACGATGACAGCGTTAGCGAAAAGACAGGGGATCGCGACCATCATTGATAATACTTGGGCCACACCGATATTTTTCCGCGCCCATGAACATGGCTGTGATCTTTCCGTTGAGGCCGGCACGAAATATTTAGGGGGACATTCCGATTTACTCATGGGTGTGGTTTCTGCCAACGAGGATTGGTGGCCTAAATTACGGGAAACCTATGATCTGATGGCAATGTTGCCAGGTGCAGAAGACTGTTTCCTCGCCCTGCGGGGGTTACGGACGATGTACTTGCGATTGAAAGAGGCCGAAAAGCGCGGTCTGGAGATGGCTCACTGGCTTAAATCCCGCCCGGAAGTATTGAAAGTCCTGCATCCTGCGCTCCCTGATTGCCCAGGACATGAATTTTGGCAACGAGATTTTAAAGGCTCGTCTGGCCTTTTCTCTCTTATTTTACAACCGGAATACACCAAAGCTGGCGTTGATAATATGTTGGATAACATGTCTATTTTCGCCATGGGCTACTCTTGGGGAGGGTTTGAAAGCCTCGTGATTCCTTTTAATTGTGCTGAATATCGTACCGTAACGCAGTGGCAACCCGGCGGTCGGGCACTGCGTTTGCAGATTGGTTTGGAAGATATGGATGAACTGAAAGCCGATCTGGCACAAGGGTTTGAGCGCTTAAAACAAGCGGTCTAG
- a CDS encoding amino acid permease produces the protein MAIGSGIVFMPVQVGIKGIWVFIASVIISYPAIYLLQSLYLKTLSESENCEDYTNVITQYLGRNWGFWLGIAYFLMLLHGMFSYSLAVTFDSASYIQTFGLTEGLLSNSIWYGLAVLVVLVSIAAQGERLLFKISGPMVCIKFGIIVVLGIVMVPHWNFNNITAFPALLPFMRDVFLTLPFTLFSILFVQILSPMNIAYRKIESDKRIATYRAIRANRVAYIILAVAVLFFAFSFTFAISHEQAVSAFEQNISALAIAAQVIPGSVVRVMSALLNIFAILTAFLGIYLGFQEAIKGIVTNIICRFIPEEKINQKVLHIAISVGVVLGLWAWISTRFSILFFMQLGSPLFGLVSCLIPCYLVYKVETLHKFKGPAVWFITFFGILLCLSPFFKFFE, from the coding sequence ATGGCGATTGGCTCCGGTATTGTGTTTATGCCGGTACAAGTGGGCATTAAAGGTATTTGGGTCTTTATTGCCTCTGTTATCATTTCATATCCCGCCATATATTTGTTGCAAAGTCTTTATCTTAAAACACTGTCAGAAAGTGAGAACTGTGAAGATTATACCAACGTCATCACACAATATTTGGGCCGAAACTGGGGCTTCTGGCTAGGTATTGCCTATTTCCTGATGCTATTGCACGGAATGTTTTCATACTCTCTCGCCGTCACCTTTGACAGTGCCTCCTACATCCAAACCTTTGGGCTGACCGAAGGGCTACTATCAAACTCTATCTGGTATGGATTGGCGGTTCTGGTGGTATTAGTTAGCATTGCCGCTCAAGGAGAACGCTTACTATTCAAGATATCCGGCCCGATGGTTTGCATAAAATTCGGCATCATTGTCGTATTAGGCATTGTGATGGTCCCGCATTGGAACTTTAATAATATTACCGCCTTCCCTGCGCTGTTGCCGTTTATGCGCGACGTGTTTTTAACATTGCCCTTTACCCTGTTTTCTATTTTATTCGTTCAAATACTTAGCCCCATGAATATTGCCTATCGTAAAATTGAATCAGATAAGCGTATTGCCACTTATCGAGCGATTCGCGCTAACCGTGTCGCTTATATTATCCTTGCGGTTGCCGTATTGTTCTTTGCCTTCTCATTCACCTTTGCCATTAGCCATGAACAAGCCGTTTCCGCTTTTGAGCAAAATATCTCCGCACTTGCCATTGCAGCACAGGTTATTCCTGGATCAGTTGTTAGAGTCATGAGTGCGTTATTGAACATTTTTGCCATATTAACGGCATTCTTGGGTATTTATCTCGGTTTCCAAGAAGCAATCAAAGGGATTGTGACCAATATTATTTGTCGCTTTATTCCAGAGGAAAAGATAAATCAGAAAGTACTTCATATTGCGATTAGCGTTGGCGTTGTATTAGGCTTATGGGCTTGGATTTCAACCCGCTTCTCTATCCTGTTCTTTATGCAGCTCGGGAGCCCTTTGTTTGGTCTGGTATCATGCTTAATTCCTTGCTACCTCGTTTATAAAGTCGAAACACTGCATAAATTTAAGGGACCAGCAGTTTGGTTTATCACTTTCTTTGGCATATTACTTTGCTTATCACCCTTCTTTAAATTTTTCGAATAA
- a CDS encoding LysR family transcriptional regulator, with product MSSSKSSVLFKAKIDNYAIFRQLEIFIKVVECNSFSAAAQKLNLTPSSVSRSISQLEEHLGVVLLKRTTRNLILTEPGKYLLFRAQHLLMDLDDSLVNTSSFRSHPQGQLKITCSIAFGVCHLMRLYSEYRNINPDVRLSVDLNDQNINLNEENIDIALRITAHPPTNFALRKICKINWVYCASKRYLEHRGVPKTQADLKSHDCLINPNVSDSWQFIDDDGHSQALKTNNIVEVNSTLGLLEAALHHQGIVNLPTYLLGDHIANGELIPVLLDHDVKEHEYSLFALYHPGHYQDPKVRSFIDFIVEKISATPAWDDWMTV from the coding sequence ATGTCTTCAAGCAAATCTTCAGTTTTATTTAAGGCAAAAATTGATAACTACGCTATTTTCCGGCAGTTAGAGATTTTTATTAAGGTTGTGGAATGTAATAGCTTCTCAGCCGCGGCGCAGAAATTGAACCTGACGCCCTCTTCGGTGAGCCGCAGTATTTCTCAACTGGAAGAACACCTTGGTGTCGTTTTGCTAAAAAGGACGACACGCAACCTTATTTTAACCGAACCCGGTAAATATCTATTGTTTCGTGCGCAGCACTTGTTGATGGATCTTGATGATTCTTTGGTCAATACCTCCAGTTTCCGCAGTCACCCGCAGGGCCAGCTTAAAATTACCTGTTCAATTGCCTTTGGCGTTTGCCATCTGATGCGTTTGTACAGTGAGTATCGAAATATCAATCCAGATGTCAGGCTGTCGGTTGATCTTAACGATCAAAATATCAATCTGAATGAAGAGAATATTGATATTGCTCTGCGTATTACCGCGCACCCGCCGACTAACTTTGCTTTAAGAAAAATATGTAAGATCAACTGGGTCTATTGCGCGAGTAAGCGTTATTTAGAACATCGTGGTGTGCCTAAAACTCAAGCAGACTTAAAGTCACACGATTGCCTAATCAATCCAAATGTGTCCGATAGCTGGCAATTTATAGATGACGACGGTCATTCACAGGCATTAAAAACCAATAATATCGTTGAAGTGAATAGCACGTTGGGGTTATTAGAGGCGGCTCTTCATCATCAAGGGATCGTCAATTTGCCAACTTATCTGCTGGGGGATCATATAGCTAATGGAGAGTTGATTCCTGTTTTGCTCGATCATGATGTGAAAGAGCATGAATACAGCCTTTTTGCGCTCTACCACCCAGGTCATTATCAGGACCCTAAAGTGAGAAGTTTTATTGATTTTATTGTGGAAAAAATATCTGCAACACCCGCTTGGGATGATTGGATGACAGTGTAA
- a CDS encoding ketol-acid reductoisomerase, with amino-acid sequence MKKLFNMKLVRKFTVVALFIFSAPAFSLNQETSHFEKALLGPEQIKEAIAYQKEADKNQDVQPGEGEKWFDVILGQEPIIISAPHATQPFRDGKYRFSDGGGTAALAIMLGKLTNSTVIFTTKASPSDPNYYDDNDYKVQLAELIKTQKPKLIIDIHGSHPFRPYDVDIGTMNGESLLGKDELLTKLIASLRNEGISNYSNNYFAASKNETITKFGAAHGVPTIQLEFSSVWMVPSDGNYESHRFAQLLQGMVRYVNSVNNAP; translated from the coding sequence ATGAAGAAGTTATTTAATATGAAATTAGTTAGAAAATTCACTGTCGTTGCACTCTTTATTTTCTCAGCACCCGCTTTCTCATTGAATCAGGAAACGAGTCACTTTGAAAAAGCATTACTCGGCCCAGAACAAATCAAAGAAGCCATTGCCTATCAGAAGGAAGCAGATAAAAATCAGGATGTTCAACCGGGAGAGGGGGAAAAATGGTTCGACGTTATCTTAGGGCAGGAACCTATTATCATCAGCGCGCCACATGCGACTCAACCATTCCGGGATGGAAAGTATCGTTTCTCTGACGGAGGAGGGACAGCAGCTCTGGCGATCATGTTGGGGAAACTGACGAATTCGACTGTTATCTTCACCACAAAAGCCTCCCCGTCAGATCCCAACTACTACGATGATAATGATTATAAAGTGCAGCTAGCCGAATTAATCAAAACTCAAAAACCGAAACTCATTATTGATATTCACGGCAGCCACCCTTTTCGGCCCTATGATGTCGATATTGGAACGATGAATGGAGAATCGCTGCTGGGTAAAGACGAACTGCTCACTAAACTCATCGCCTCATTACGAAATGAGGGCATTTCCAATTACTCTAATAACTATTTTGCCGCCTCCAAGAACGAAACCATTACCAAATTCGGCGCAGCACATGGCGTGCCAACGATCCAATTGGAATTTAGCAGCGTTTGGATGGTGCCAAGTGACGGTAATTATGAATCACATCGGTTTGCACAACTGCTCCAAGGCATGGTGCGTTACGTCAATAGTGTAAATAATGCCCCTTAA
- a CDS encoding helix-turn-helix domain-containing protein: MAIIITLDVMMAKRKIRSKQLAAAVGITEANLSLMKNGKIKGIKLNTVERLCKALECQPGDLFCYEEDSDHE; encoded by the coding sequence GTGGCAATTATAATTACACTTGATGTCATGATGGCCAAAAGAAAAATTCGCTCAAAGCAACTTGCTGCAGCGGTCGGTATAACTGAAGCCAATTTGTCGTTAATGAAGAATGGAAAAATAAAGGGCATTAAGCTTAATACTGTCGAGCGTCTGTGTAAGGCGCTGGAATGCCAGCCCGGCGATCTATTTTGCTATGAGGAAGACTCCGATCATGAATAA